In Festucalex cinctus isolate MCC-2025b chromosome 5, RoL_Fcin_1.0, whole genome shotgun sequence, a single genomic region encodes these proteins:
- the grk5l gene encoding G protein-coupled receptor kinase 5 isoform X1, translating into MELENIVANTVLLKAREGGGGKRKGRSKKWKEILRFPHIRQCTELGNSIEKDYVSICEKQPIGRRLFRFYCETRPKLQRCIQLLDAMEDYEVTPDEKRKSRGDQILKTFLSKQSPQRVDIAEVFADQCRENLELSPCKEIFSNCRKAVHDYLSGAPFADFENSMYFDRFLQWKMLERQPITKDTFRQYRVLGKGGFGEVCACQVRATGKMYACKKLEKKRIKKRKGESMALNEKQILEKVNSRFVVSLAYAYETKDALCLVLTIMNGGDLKFHIYNMGTPGFDKDRVQFYAAQICCGLKHLHRESIVYRDLKPENILLDDNGHIRISDLGLAIKVPEGELIRGRVGTVGYMAPEVINNEKYAMSPDWWGLGCLVYEMTAGRSPFRARKERVKREEVERRVQEEEEEYNDKFTEDTKEICRRLLTKDPKQRLGCLGDKAAGVKAHSFFKNINFKRLEAGIVEPPFVPDPRAVYCKDVLDIEQFSTVKGVNLDQTDNDFYSKFATGSVSIPWQNEMIETECFRDLNVFGPQGMRPPDLDWNQPPEPPRRSLLDRIFRRHHPEVSISHSRVQSSSVNSVDSMSNSAP; encoded by the exons atgGAGCTGGAGAACATCGTGGCCAACACTGTACTGCTCAAAGCCAGAGAGG GTGGAGGAGGCAAGCGGAAAGGGAGGAGCAAGAAATGGAAGGAGATCCTTCGTTTCCCCCACATACGTCAGTGCACTGAGCTGGGCAATAGCATTG AGAAGGACTATGTCAGCATCTGTGAGAAACAACCTATCGGAAGGCGACTCTTCCGTTTTTACTGTGAGACAAGACCAAAACTGCAACGTTGCATTCAATTATTGGACGCGATG GAAGATTACGAGGTGACGcctgatgaaaaaagaaaaagcagaggGGACCAGATTCTCAAGACCTTTCTTTCCAAAcaa TCACCTCAGCGTGTGGACATTGCAGAGGTCTTTGCAGATCAGTGCCGAGAGAACCTTGAGCTCAGTCCGTGTAAGGAGATCTTCAGCAATTGCCGCAA AGCTGTACACGACTACCTGAGTGGGGCTCCATTCGCAGACTTTGAGAACAGCATGTACTTTGACCGCTTCCTGCAGTGGAAGATGCTGGAGAG GCAACCAATCACTAAAGACACTTTCAGACAGTACCGAGTTCTGGGGAAGGGAGGATTTGGAGAG GTGTGTGCTTGTCAAGTGCGAGCTACAGGAAAGATGTATGCCTGTAAGAAGCTGGAGAAGAAGAGGATAAAGAAGAGGAAAGGAGAGTCGATGGCGCTGAATGAAAAGCAGATCTTGGAGAAAGTTAACAGTCGATTTGTT GTGAGTTTAGCGTACGCGTATGAGACCAAAGACGCTCTCTGTCTGGTGCTGACCATCATGAATGGCGGGGACCTGAAGTTTCACATCTACAACATGGGCACGCCGGGCTTTGACAAAGACAGGGTCCAGTTTTATGCTGCTCAGATCTGTTGCGGCCTCAAGCATCTTCATAGGGAATCCATTGTCTACAG agatttAAAACCAGAGAACATCCTACTTGACGACAATG GACACATCCGTATTTCTGACCTGGGCCTTGCTATCAAAGTGCCTGAAGGGGAGTTGATCCGAGGACGGGTGGGGACAGTGGGCTACATGG CTCCAGAAGTGATCAACAACGAAAAGTATGCAATGAGTCCCGATTGGTGGGGGCTGGGCTGCCTCGTATACGAGATGACCGCTGGGCGATCGCCCTTCCGCGCCCGCAAAGAGCGAGTGAAGCGGGAGGAGGTGGAGAGGAGGGtgcaggaggaagaggaggagtacAATGACAAGTTTACAGAGGACACCAAGGAAATCTGTAGAAGG CTGCTCACCAAAGACCCAAAGCAGAGGCTGGGGTGCCTGGGGGACAAAGCGGCAGGCGTCAAGGCTCACTCCTTCTTCAAAAACATCAACTTCAAGAGGCTAGAAGCTGGAATAGTGGAGCCTCCCTTTGTGCCTGAT CCTCGGGCAGTCTACTGTAAAGATGTGTTGGACATCGAGCAGTTCTCCACAGTCAAGGGAGTAAATTTGGACCAAACCGACAATGACTTCTACTCCAAATTTGCTACAGGCAGTGTTTCCATCCCATGGCAAAATGAG ATGATAGAAACGGAGTGTTTCAGAGATCTGAATGTGTTTGGCCCTCAAGGGATGAGACCCCCAGACCTTGACTGGAATCAACCTCCAGAGCCTCCCAGACGCAGCCTGCTGGACAGGATCTTCAGGAGGCAC
- the grk5l gene encoding G protein-coupled receptor kinase 5 isoform X2: protein MELENIVANTVLLKAREGGGGKRKGRSKKWKEILRFPHIRQCTELGNSIEKDYVSICEKQPIGRRLFRFYCETRPKLQRCIQLLDAMEDYEVTPDEKRKSRGDQILKTFLSKQSPQRVDIAEVFADQCRENLELSPCKEIFSNCRKAVHDYLSGAPFADFENSMYFDRFLQWKMLERQPITKDTFRQYRVLGKGGFGEVCACQVRATGKMYACKKLEKKRIKKRKGESMALNEKQILEKVNSRFVVSLAYAYETKDALCLVLTIMNGGDLKFHIYNMGTPGFDKDRVQFYAAQICCGLKHLHRESIVYRDLKPENILLDDNGHIRISDLGLAIKVPEGELIRGRVGTVGYMAPEVINNEKYAMSPDWWGLGCLVYEMTAGRSPFRARKERVKREEVERRVQEEEEEYNDKFTEDTKEICRRLLTKDPKQRLGCLGDKAAGVKAHSFFKNINFKRLEAGIVEPPFVPDPRAVYCKDVLDIEQFSTVKGVNLDQTDNDFYSKFATGSVSIPWQNEMIETECFRDLNVFGPQGMRPPDLDWNQPPEPPRRSLLDRIFRSTQRCLFPTAVCSLPA, encoded by the exons atgGAGCTGGAGAACATCGTGGCCAACACTGTACTGCTCAAAGCCAGAGAGG GTGGAGGAGGCAAGCGGAAAGGGAGGAGCAAGAAATGGAAGGAGATCCTTCGTTTCCCCCACATACGTCAGTGCACTGAGCTGGGCAATAGCATTG AGAAGGACTATGTCAGCATCTGTGAGAAACAACCTATCGGAAGGCGACTCTTCCGTTTTTACTGTGAGACAAGACCAAAACTGCAACGTTGCATTCAATTATTGGACGCGATG GAAGATTACGAGGTGACGcctgatgaaaaaagaaaaagcagaggGGACCAGATTCTCAAGACCTTTCTTTCCAAAcaa TCACCTCAGCGTGTGGACATTGCAGAGGTCTTTGCAGATCAGTGCCGAGAGAACCTTGAGCTCAGTCCGTGTAAGGAGATCTTCAGCAATTGCCGCAA AGCTGTACACGACTACCTGAGTGGGGCTCCATTCGCAGACTTTGAGAACAGCATGTACTTTGACCGCTTCCTGCAGTGGAAGATGCTGGAGAG GCAACCAATCACTAAAGACACTTTCAGACAGTACCGAGTTCTGGGGAAGGGAGGATTTGGAGAG GTGTGTGCTTGTCAAGTGCGAGCTACAGGAAAGATGTATGCCTGTAAGAAGCTGGAGAAGAAGAGGATAAAGAAGAGGAAAGGAGAGTCGATGGCGCTGAATGAAAAGCAGATCTTGGAGAAAGTTAACAGTCGATTTGTT GTGAGTTTAGCGTACGCGTATGAGACCAAAGACGCTCTCTGTCTGGTGCTGACCATCATGAATGGCGGGGACCTGAAGTTTCACATCTACAACATGGGCACGCCGGGCTTTGACAAAGACAGGGTCCAGTTTTATGCTGCTCAGATCTGTTGCGGCCTCAAGCATCTTCATAGGGAATCCATTGTCTACAG agatttAAAACCAGAGAACATCCTACTTGACGACAATG GACACATCCGTATTTCTGACCTGGGCCTTGCTATCAAAGTGCCTGAAGGGGAGTTGATCCGAGGACGGGTGGGGACAGTGGGCTACATGG CTCCAGAAGTGATCAACAACGAAAAGTATGCAATGAGTCCCGATTGGTGGGGGCTGGGCTGCCTCGTATACGAGATGACCGCTGGGCGATCGCCCTTCCGCGCCCGCAAAGAGCGAGTGAAGCGGGAGGAGGTGGAGAGGAGGGtgcaggaggaagaggaggagtacAATGACAAGTTTACAGAGGACACCAAGGAAATCTGTAGAAGG CTGCTCACCAAAGACCCAAAGCAGAGGCTGGGGTGCCTGGGGGACAAAGCGGCAGGCGTCAAGGCTCACTCCTTCTTCAAAAACATCAACTTCAAGAGGCTAGAAGCTGGAATAGTGGAGCCTCCCTTTGTGCCTGAT CCTCGGGCAGTCTACTGTAAAGATGTGTTGGACATCGAGCAGTTCTCCACAGTCAAGGGAGTAAATTTGGACCAAACCGACAATGACTTCTACTCCAAATTTGCTACAGGCAGTGTTTCCATCCCATGGCAAAATGAG ATGATAGAAACGGAGTGTTTCAGAGATCTGAATGTGTTTGGCCCTCAAGGGATGAGACCCCCAGACCTTGACTGGAATCAACCTCCAGAGCCTCCCAGACGCAGCCTGCTGGACAGGATCTTCAGGAG